A window of Sphingobacterium sp. SRCM116780 contains these coding sequences:
- a CDS encoding helix-turn-helix domain-containing protein, whose protein sequence is METEFFDIKTTISRFIDDKNIVNHTLIADIQNSCSYLDEFAIVTFNAPLANLIPFKPKHYFLIIGITGTCHVTAGYHTFEILPDTISLLAANQLCCFTDSSDDFRADVILFKKDFLTESYVKDPVIEELVYINPDYPPTYLLTEEQNRVKIRHKFEDIQDEFKQQGPFYLNIIRLKIIELLYDYNRACEYCLLLFKKQMNRQYQLTYSFKRLVDEKFLSIKTVAEYASLLNISPKYLSDTIKSETGTAALDIVHKRLLMEAQYLLKYSKKSIKEIAGILGFDSTSHFCRFFKRKVGTTPLKYKGNR, encoded by the coding sequence ATGGAGACAGAATTTTTCGATATTAAAACAACGATTTCTCGGTTTATAGATGACAAAAACATAGTCAACCATACGTTAATAGCAGACATTCAAAACAGTTGTTCTTATCTAGACGAGTTTGCCATTGTCACTTTCAACGCTCCCTTGGCAAACCTAATTCCATTTAAACCAAAACATTATTTTTTGATTATAGGTATCACTGGTACTTGCCATGTAACAGCAGGATATCATACTTTTGAAATTCTTCCAGACACCATTTCTTTATTAGCAGCAAATCAACTTTGCTGTTTCACAGATAGCTCTGATGACTTTCGAGCAGATGTCATATTATTTAAAAAAGATTTTCTTACGGAGAGTTATGTGAAAGACCCTGTCATTGAGGAGTTAGTCTATATTAATCCCGATTATCCGCCTACTTACCTGTTAACAGAAGAACAAAATCGGGTGAAGATACGTCATAAGTTTGAGGATATTCAAGATGAATTTAAACAGCAGGGTCCATTTTACTTAAATATAATCCGTTTAAAAATCATCGAATTATTATATGATTATAATAGAGCTTGTGAATATTGCCTTCTTTTATTTAAAAAACAGATGAATAGACAATATCAGCTAACTTATTCATTTAAGAGGTTGGTTGATGAGAAATTTCTGTCCATAAAAACAGTTGCAGAATATGCCAGTCTGTTAAATATTAGTCCTAAATATCTGAGTGATACCATTAAGTCAGAAACAGGTACGGCTGCATTGGATATTGTGCACAAACGTTTATTGATGGAGGCTCAATATCTTTTAAAATACTCAAAAAAAAGTATCAAAGAAATAGCAGGAATTCTTGGTTTCGATTCAACTTCTCACTTTTGTCGTTTTTTTAAAAGAAAGGTGGGTACAACGCCTTTAAAATATAAAGGCAATAGGTAA
- a CDS encoding VOC family protein has protein sequence MKAKKIWANFSVKDVKRTNQFYTQLGFTPNKPNNHPKLASFLFGNDDFVIHFFEQGSQIDEYLPLASKGCEIIFTLSAETKEEVKEWMDKVKEAGGTIFNEAGRDKTNYYGFAFADPDGHKFNILLMEEGM, from the coding sequence ATGAAAGCGAAAAAAATATGGGCTAATTTTAGTGTAAAAGATGTCAAGCGTACTAATCAATTCTACACACAATTGGGTTTTACGCCCAATAAGCCAAATAACCATCCTAAGCTAGCTAGTTTTCTTTTCGGTAATGATGATTTTGTGATTCATTTTTTTGAACAGGGCTCACAGATAGATGAGTATCTACCCCTAGCATCAAAAGGCTGTGAAATTATATTTACACTTTCTGCTGAGACAAAGGAAGAAGTGAAAGAATGGATGGATAAAGTTAAAGAGGCTGGAGGTACCATTTTTAACGAAGCGGGCAGAGATAAAACCAATTACTATGGTTTTGCCTTCGCTGATCCCGATGGTCATAAATTTAATATACTCCTGATGGAAGAGGGGATGTGA
- a CDS encoding MFS transporter, whose product MATIAEKEKGSWNELLSGKNGLRAIALAAGVILHATDVYLATTIMPSVIEEIGGLSFYSWATTIYVVAAIIGSVISSSNLIKQGPKKAYTLAALIFAIGAVICTLAPAMYILLIGRFIQGIGGGLLFALSYAMIGILFQEKLWPRAMALVSAMWGVSTFFGPLIGGSFAQYSHWRMAFLTLAVCALLLIILIQVVLPKSIKETKALPVIPWSKLILITAATLAVSMGAASTHVIIKLSGILIAVVLFVIMVITDKKSTNSLLPRGSYNMTSSLGATYMIMALLTISTAVEIYIPYFMREIHKFGPLKAGYLTVLIGLGWSLSSVFFSGAKQNKVIRLISIGIMIVFVGLCGLSFIIPSFHSTNGIGFVAMCIFLLSIGVGVGMGWPHLLTKVLSSAPKGEEEKASASITTVQLFSTAFGTALCGLVANATGILTPGGVSGSQQAALWLFGLFSIAPLMAIIIFRKINK is encoded by the coding sequence ATGGCTACTATCGCAGAAAAAGAAAAGGGAAGTTGGAATGAATTGCTTTCTGGTAAGAATGGTTTAAGGGCTATTGCACTGGCTGCAGGAGTGATACTCCATGCAACAGATGTTTATCTGGCGACCACCATTATGCCATCCGTGATCGAAGAAATCGGAGGACTTTCGTTTTATTCATGGGCAACTACGATCTATGTTGTTGCCGCAATCATCGGTTCAGTAATTTCATCCAGTAACCTGATCAAGCAGGGGCCTAAGAAAGCATATACCCTGGCTGCATTGATTTTCGCTATCGGTGCAGTAATCTGTACCCTTGCACCTGCCATGTATATCTTACTGATCGGACGGTTTATCCAGGGAATAGGAGGAGGATTATTGTTTGCATTATCCTATGCGATGATCGGTATTTTATTCCAAGAAAAGCTTTGGCCAAGAGCGATGGCACTTGTTTCGGCGATGTGGGGTGTTTCCACTTTTTTCGGACCATTAATTGGAGGATCCTTCGCTCAATATAGTCATTGGCGTATGGCTTTCTTGACGCTTGCCGTATGTGCTCTTTTGTTAATTATACTCATTCAAGTCGTACTTCCTAAAAGCATAAAAGAAACGAAAGCACTACCGGTTATTCCTTGGAGTAAATTGATCTTAATTACTGCAGCGACATTGGCTGTTTCAATGGGTGCTGCTAGTACGCATGTCATTATTAAGCTATCAGGAATTTTAATAGCTGTTGTATTGTTCGTCATCATGGTCATTACAGATAAAAAAAGTACGAATAGTTTATTACCACGTGGTAGCTATAACATGACTTCATCTTTGGGTGCAACTTATATGATTATGGCTTTGCTTACGATCAGTACTGCAGTAGAAATTTATATTCCTTATTTTATGCGGGAGATCCATAAATTTGGACCTCTGAAGGCGGGTTATTTAACCGTTCTCATTGGTTTAGGCTGGTCGCTATCTTCGGTTTTCTTTTCAGGCGCTAAACAAAATAAAGTCATCCGTTTAATATCCATAGGAATCATGATTGTTTTTGTCGGACTGTGTGGCTTGTCTTTTATCATACCTTCATTTCATAGCACAAATGGGATAGGATTCGTAGCGATGTGTATTTTTCTTCTATCTATTGGTGTTGGCGTTGGAATGGGGTGGCCTCATTTGTTAACGAAAGTATTATCTTCTGCGCCAAAAGGGGAAGAAGAAAAAGCATCTGCCTCCATTACGACCGTTCAACTCTTTTCAACAGCGTTTGGAACAGCTCTTTGTGGTTTAGTGGCTAATGCTACAGGTATTTTAACTCCCGGTGGTGTATCCGGTAGTCAACAAGCTGCGCTGTGGCTATTTGGGTTATTCTCGATAGCTCCTCTCATGGCGATTATCATCTTTAGGAAGATAAATAAGTAA
- a CDS encoding nuclear transport factor 2 family protein, with amino-acid sequence MKKTLFGLLLIMLSVQLSFAQDSTAVQEIKELSKLKWQWMADKNVDKLASLFDDKSKFVHMSGTWKKAEELDIIKTGSIWYKKADVHDVAVEISDDVAIVWNRITLTAVVRGNDAVTEFTVTEVYKKHGNDWKLLALTFSSVRDTHKIAH; translated from the coding sequence ATGAAAAAAACACTTTTTGGATTATTATTAATCATGCTGAGTGTGCAGTTATCTTTTGCACAAGACTCTACTGCTGTACAAGAAATTAAGGAGCTTTCTAAATTAAAATGGCAATGGATGGCCGATAAAAATGTGGATAAGCTGGCTTCACTTTTCGATGATAAGTCAAAATTTGTTCACATGAGTGGCACATGGAAAAAGGCTGAAGAACTCGACATCATCAAAACTGGAAGCATTTGGTATAAGAAAGCAGATGTTCATGATGTTGCTGTAGAAATTTCTGACGATGTAGCCATTGTTTGGAACCGTATTACGCTGACTGCTGTCGTTCGCGGTAATGATGCGGTAACTGAATTTACCGTTACCGAAGTTTATAAAAAGCACGGAAACGACTGGAAATTGTTAGCACTGACATTTAGCAGTGTACGAGACACCCATAAGATCGCACATTAG
- a CDS encoding serine hydrolase domain-containing protein, protein MKQLLKFKRSSYSIAAILLFLIGSILHAQAQQAGFNKERLLKIDEVINRQIAAHHIPGATALIIRNGEVVYNKAFGYADIGTKRKMKTDDIFRIASQSKAITSLAVMMLWEDGKFLLDDPISNYIPAFKNPKVLVDYHAKDGSYTTKPANREITVRDLLRHTSGIAYPAIFSDPTMWRIYEEAGIPSGIGTIKSTSKEKMELLATLPLQHHPGERFTYGLNIDLLGYLIEIWSGQSLEAFLKQRVLEPLEMNDTYFHIPKEKQDRLVTLYETAENGNLLQVEHPLYEGVDPLFPKQNGSYLSGGAGLSATTADMAKFYSLYLNKGMYKNKRIIGSKTIALMLTNQLNDDVKISPLPPQPENFQFSLGGFAVVTEKNHYLSPQSIGAFGWGGAFNTHGWADPKEGIIALLFTQEYLSPWFSIGEEFQVAVYQAIKN, encoded by the coding sequence ATGAAACAATTACTAAAGTTCAAAAGGAGCAGTTATTCAATAGCAGCGATCCTTTTATTTTTAATAGGAAGTATCTTGCATGCACAGGCACAGCAGGCTGGTTTTAACAAAGAACGATTACTTAAAATAGATGAAGTCATTAATCGTCAGATCGCAGCTCATCATATACCTGGAGCTACTGCTCTTATCATTCGTAACGGGGAGGTCGTATACAACAAAGCCTTTGGGTATGCGGATATCGGAACAAAAAGAAAGATGAAGACAGATGATATTTTTAGGATTGCCTCACAATCGAAAGCAATTACCAGCCTTGCGGTGATGATGCTTTGGGAAGATGGTAAATTCCTGTTGGACGATCCGATTTCCAACTATATTCCTGCTTTTAAAAATCCGAAAGTACTGGTAGATTATCATGCAAAAGATGGAAGTTATACAACAAAACCTGCGAATCGAGAAATAACTGTTCGAGATCTGTTACGACATACTTCCGGTATTGCTTATCCGGCTATTTTCAGTGATCCGACGATGTGGCGCATCTATGAGGAGGCAGGTATTCCCTCCGGTATCGGTACAATAAAATCTACCAGCAAAGAAAAAATGGAATTACTAGCGACCCTGCCTTTGCAGCATCACCCTGGTGAACGTTTCACCTACGGTTTAAATATTGATCTACTGGGGTACTTGATTGAGATATGGAGTGGGCAGTCATTAGAAGCTTTTCTTAAACAACGCGTATTGGAACCATTGGAAATGAACGACACCTATTTTCATATTCCGAAAGAGAAACAGGATAGATTGGTAACTCTTTATGAAACAGCTGAAAATGGTAATTTATTGCAAGTGGAGCATCCGCTTTATGAAGGAGTCGATCCTTTATTTCCAAAACAAAATGGGAGCTATCTGTCAGGAGGAGCTGGATTAAGTGCTACGACGGCAGATATGGCTAAATTCTATTCCCTTTACCTCAATAAGGGAATGTATAAAAATAAAAGAATAATCGGTAGCAAGACCATAGCCCTGATGCTGACCAATCAGTTGAATGACGATGTAAAGATTTCTCCATTACCTCCACAACCTGAGAATTTTCAATTCAGCTTAGGTGGTTTTGCCGTTGTGACCGAAAAGAACCATTATTTATCGCCACAAAGTATTGGTGCATTTGGTTGGGGAGGAGCATTTAATACACATGGTTGGGCAGATCCGAAAGAAGGGATAATCGCGCTTTTATTTACCCAAGAGTATTTATCACCTTGGTTCTCTATTGGAGAAGAATTTCAAGTAGCGGTTTATCAGGCGATTAAAAACTAA
- a CDS encoding GNAT family N-acetyltransferase: protein MNTTINEYHDNYREQILTVWENSVLATHNFLTPSDFEEIKELVKSIDFNDFQVFCLTNEKLVLGFIGVMNQKIEMLFLDPNYFGHGLGLKLLNFAVKELKANTLDVNEQNTKAIKFYQKFGFQTFERTDKDDQGRNYPLLRMKLAE from the coding sequence ATGAATACGACAATAAATGAATACCATGATAATTATAGAGAGCAGATTTTGACCGTTTGGGAAAACTCGGTTCTTGCCACACACAACTTTTTGACTCCATCCGACTTTGAAGAAATTAAAGAACTTGTAAAGAGTATAGATTTTAATGACTTTCAAGTATTTTGCTTAACAAACGAAAAATTGGTACTGGGTTTTATTGGAGTTATGAACCAAAAAATTGAGATGCTTTTTTTAGATCCAAATTATTTTGGACATGGACTCGGATTGAAATTATTAAATTTTGCAGTAAAAGAATTAAAGGCGAACACACTTGATGTCAATGAACAAAATACAAAAGCTATAAAATTCTATCAAAAGTTTGGATTTCAAACATTTGAGAGAACTGACAAGGATGACCAAGGTAGGAACTATCCACTGTTAAGAATGAAATTAGCAGAGTAA